The Fusarium musae strain F31 chromosome 10, whole genome shotgun sequence genome window below encodes:
- a CDS encoding hypothetical protein (EggNog:ENOG41) — protein sequence MAFKLAALLFASAALAAKMGDSGALSSLDAGLGGTVEVVSNTELKITDYELKDASAPALYWWGSKTEDLSSGFRINKERISDTSSKMDIMVKLDAGYTAKDFSYVGLWCEKFDANFGQAKLSSDGDSMNSTDEMDKKEDGMKKDEMNGVSGCPTGQPAMVVAILSLLAFSAYFA from the coding sequence ATGGCTTTCAAGCTCGCCGCTCTCCTCTTTGCCTCCGCTGCCCTGGCCGCCAAGATGGGCGACTCCGGAGCCCTATCCTCACTGGACGCTGGACTTGGCGGCACAGTTGAGGTCGTCAGCAACACTGAACTCAAGATCACCGACTACGAACTCAAAGACGCATCCGCACCTGCTCTCTACTGGTGGGGATCCAAGACCGAAGACCTGTCATCCGGCTTCCGTATCAACAAGGAGCGCATCAGCGATACCTCGTCCAAGATGGATATCatggtcaagcttgatgctggCTACACTGCGAAAGACTTCTCCTACGTTGGTCTCTGGTGCGAGAAGTTTGACGCCAACTTTGGCCAGGCGAAATTATCATCTGATGGCGACTCTATGAATTCGACCGACGAGATGgataagaaggaagatggtatgaagaaggatgaaaTGAACGGCGTGTCGGGATGTCCCACTGGTCAACCTGCCATGGTTGTGGCTATCTTGAGTCTGCTTGCTTTCTCTGCCTACTTTGCTTGA
- a CDS encoding hypothetical protein (EggNog:ENOG41), with protein MTDPVIIDRYTAARVYFSSVVGLIFLEALIPFSIYGFQRYNKYRQQDRNVLHWSVTVLLHKLHSFPLPLPYLDWHITDSARFTAFLSLNLVFSIQSNEYTADYTLYGWLAIANAGLALLMASRNNLLATLLRIPSPVLLQYHRWIGLATVAHTTAHISFNIQHYIETKQVTTSFGNHRIQVGLMAWIALALLFLTSLPIVRRRFFEIFYYTHALFFVFVVGALIHASHGPEFMLPGLLLWAIDRAIRFAYNFRTIQVQSVEAFEGNVTKFKVKGLRTRSPGQVVWLQIPKVSFLNWHPFTVASAPNDPEKTATIAIRGLGGFTKGVQYADCSGDVNLHGCTSLDSNSMMAHPLKMRLDGPYGVGSVSWDLFPVTVLVAGGIGITPGISIASHIIRQRGFDVDSHSASHIHLLWVVRDAQHIQWFADELTELVNACAKPDSTTTLEVSVFVTGGRELEGHVSGPSHEMQVMSSPQPWTIHLGRPDLKQWFRQLKSNNLGMDAAVNLCGPRQLIEQGRAAACDVSDREGLFFVQEEVFEL; from the exons ATGACTGATCCCGTGATCATCGATCGCTATACTGCTGCAAGAGTTTACTTCAGCAGCGTTGTTGGCTTAATATTCTTGGAAGCGCTCATTCCTTTCAGTATCTACGGCTTCCAAAGATACAACAAGT ATCGACAACAAGATCGAAATGTGTTGCACTGGAGTGTCACTGTCTTGCTTCACAAACTACACAGCTTCCCGCTTCCTCTCCCCTACTTAGACTGGCACATCACCGATTCTGCTCGCTTTACAGCTTTTCTCTCGCTCAATCTGGTCTTCAGTATACAGTCAAACGAGTACACGGCCGATTACACTCTCTACGGCTGGCTAGCGATTGCCAATGCTGGTCTCGCACTTCTAATGGCATCCCGAAACAATCTACTCGCGACCCTCTTGCGTATTCCCAGCCCAGTCCTCCTCCAGTACCATCGCTGGATCGGCCTTGCAACAGTTGCCCATACAACAGCCCATATATCGTTCAATATCCAGCATTACATTGAGACAAAACAAGTCACCACCAGCTTTGGAAACCATCGGATCCAGGTTGGCTTGATGGCCTGGATCGCGTTAGCCTTACTCTTTCTCACGTCCCTACCGATTGTGCGACGCCGCTTCTTCGAGATCTTCTACTACACACACGCTCTGTTCTTTGTTTTCGTCGTCGGGGCTCTGATTCATGCCTCGCATGGACCAGAATTCATGCTTCCAGGGCTTTTGCTCTGGGCCATAGATCGAGCGATCCGATTTGCGTACAACTTTCGCACCATCCAAGTGCAGAGTGTCGAGGCATTCGAAGGCAACGTAACAAAGTTCAAGGTGAAGGGTCTGAGGACTCGTAGTCCCGGACAGGTTGTCTGGCTTCAAATCCCAAAGGTGTCCTTTTTGAACTGGCATCCATTCACTGTCGCCAGTGCACCGAATGATCCTGAGAAGACTGCGACAATCGCCATTCGAGGCCTTGGGGGGTTCACTAAGGGCGTACAGTATGCCGACTGTAGCGGCGATGTGAATCTGCACGGATGCACCTCTTTGGATTCGAACAGCATGATGGCTCACCCGCTCAAGATGCGTCTTGATGGCCCATACGGTGTTGGGTCAGTGTCCTGGGATTTGTTTCCGGTGACTGTCCTCGTCGCCGGTGGCATTGGAATTACCCCAGGTATCAGTATTGCGTCACATATCATAAGACAAAGGGGCTTCGATGTAGACAGTCATTCCGCGTCTCATATTCACCTTCTTTGGGTCGTCAGAGATGCTCAGCACATCCAGTGGTTCGCAGATGAACTGACTGAACTTGTCAATGCATGTGCAAAGCCAGATTCGACAACAACTCTTGAAGTCTCGGTATTTGTAACTGGTGGAAGGGAACTTGAAGGTCACGTGAGCGGCCCGTCTCATGAAATGCAGGTCATGAGCTCTCCGCAACCTTGGACTATTCATTTGGGGCGACCAGATCTAAAGCAGTGGTTCAGGCAGCTCAAGTCTAACAATCTTGGCATGGATGCCGCTGTGAACTTATGTGGGCCAAGGCAACTTATTGAGCAAGGTAGAGCGGCTGCATGTGATGTGTCTGATAGAGAAGGACTTTTCTTTGTACAGGAGGAGGTGTTTGAGCTATAG
- a CDS encoding hypothetical protein (EggNog:ENOG41) has translation MISAPNIEVAECHHLAWCIGRVCAVRPGSLARSDNKPANSPQKPFLIWRDIELSRDDQQGRFTARLHFRNLKTNYEDPEKSRSKTVQASTLTCIIKSPQNTENMVFSVPHRLLTMAFRRGILVGIETLDQLFSSATKYISIKPEFLDKPVFLAASPRGLKVTEEPMRATALTQYVSLRGQKIGYAQDLTFYSFRRRAATDLTRKIGGDAARSLMNHDPDFRTLEKYYLSLEDTLDVSGLALDEVSGDTGGHTEEMLKSGHELAIHVLTDERARKIHGPALNALMSQMMLGDANYPALASAKELRNYKRVVRRAAIKTLLAQEVQDQRREMSQTDYDERVHRLERSRLVELVLKKARQNLAAPDPIAEGESPSDEPPAAVDATTGLFIHNVEELPEQDLDDQINNTDGPGVIHRELDEDEPEANEDIPYLEAAKAFMQLILSNTMSEYRNLRKNGVPCPQCQDDETISQELKNKRYYDSTHLYDHERSKLHLPKQKWVRRVTLAFEASGDKRITCPYCKRLGKDSQFFHVKALVKHITYGRFGAEHDRLKRADGWYDAGWEKHLESKSKTFRKNQERQRQVKMAALNIRYSQYEPAPAPIPHPTRAGIVFAPGSRPVTRAGVKVVSNDDILKPQQIPDRHKSAIRVGDINEPFNVPKGLEGLIKTTRMKFPTIDPEEGTGGGNLRREGD, from the exons ATGATCTCTGCGCCCAATATTGAGGTTGCCGAGTGTCACCATCTCGCCTGGTGCATTGGACGAGTCTGCGCTGTTCGCCCGGGATCACTCGCCAGAAGTGACAATAAACCAGCGAATTCGCCTCAAAAGCCGTTCTTGATTTGGAGAGATATCGAATTGTCTCGGGACGATCAACAAGGAAGGTTCACTGCGAGATTGCATTTCCGAAACCTGAAAACCAACTACGAAGATCCAGAGAAGTCAAGGAGTAAAACAGTACAGGCTTCTACATTGACATGTATCATCAAGTCGCCCCAAAACACTGAGAACATGGTATTCTCAGTCCCTCACCGGCTCTTGACCATGGCTTTTCGCCGCGGGATTCTTGTTGGCATTGAAACTCTTGACCAACTGTTCAGTTCCGCAACCAAGTATATCTCG ATCAAGCCAGAGTTCCTCGACAAGCCTGTGTTCCTTGCCGCTAGCCCTCGAGGCCTGAAAGTCACCGAGGAGCCGATGAGAGCTACTGCCCTCACCCAATACGTCTCTCTTCGAGGCCAGAAGATTGGGTATGCCCAAGATCTCACATTCTACTCCTTCCGCCGGCGTGCAGCTACCGATCTCACTCGCAAGATTGGCGGTGACGCTGCACGTTCCCTTATGAACCACGATCCCGATTTCCGTACGCTTGAAAAGTACTACCTATCGTTAGAAGACACGCTAGATGTCAGCGGTTTGGCTTTAGATGAGGTCAGCGGTGACACGGGTGGCCATACAGAGGAAATGCTTAAAAGTGGCCATGAGTTGGCTATCCACGTCCTTACCGATGAAAGGGCCAGAAAGATCCACGGGCCAGCCCTCAACGCGTTAATGAGCCAAATGATGCTCGGTGACGCGAACTACCCGGCTCTCGCATCCGCCAAAGAGCTTCGAAACTACAAGCGAGTAGTTCGCCGAGCTGCAATCAAGACTCTTCTTGCCCAGGAGGTCCAGGATCAACGTCGTGAGATGAGTCAAACCGACTATGACGAGCGCGTACACCGCCTGGAGAGATCGCGCCTCGTTGAACTTGTTCTGAAGAAGGCCCGGCAGAATCTAGCAGCTCCCGACCCTATTGCCGAAGGTGAAAGTCCGAGTGATGAACCTCCTGCTGCGGTGGATGCGACCACTGGTTTATTCATCCACAATGTTGAAGAACTGCCCGAGCAGGACCTGGATGATCAGATCAACAACACTGATGGTCCTGGAGTGATCCACagagagcttgatgaggacgaaCCCGAAGCCAACGAAGATATCCCTTACctcgaggctgccaaggcatTTATGCAACTCATTCTGTCCAACACAATGAGTGAGTACCGGAATTTGAGAAAGAATGGTGTTCCTTGCCCTCAAtgccaagatgatgagacaATCAGCCAGGAACTCAAG AATAAAAGGTACTACGATTCCACTCACCTTTATGATCATGAAAGATCCAAGCTCCACCTGCCGAAGCAAAAATGGGTGAGACGAGTCACCTTGGCTTTCGAGGCCTCCGGCGACAAGCGCATAACCTGTCCATATTGCAAACGTCTCGGTAAAGATTCTCAATTCTTCCACGTCAAGGCTCTGGTGAAACATATCACCTACGGAAGATTTGGTGCTGAACATGACCGCCTAAAGCGTGCGGATGGCTGGTACGATGCTGGCTGGGAAAAGCACCTcgagtcaaagtcaaagaccTTTCGTAAGAACCAAGAAAGGCAGCGCCAGGTAAAGATGGCCGCTCTAAACATCAGATATAGCCAATATGAGCCAGCACCCGCACCTATCCCTCACCCAACCAGGGCTGGAATTGTTTTTGCTCCCGGCTCACGCCCAGTCACTCGGGCTGGAGTGAAGGTAGTATCGAATGACGATATACTCAAGCCCCAGCAAATCCCTGACCGCCACAAGTCAGCGATCAGAGTCGGTGATATCAATGAACCGTTCAACGTTCCCAAAGGCCTTGAAGGCTTGATCAAAACTACCCGAATGAAATTCCCAACCATTGATCCAGAGGAAGGAACAGGTGGTGGCAACCTACGAAGggaaggagattga
- a CDS encoding hypothetical protein (EggNog:ENOG41), giving the protein MSDDYHPDHSDHSDHNQLVNQGGNGGFGLTAAPSQSQQSSMSSTGASSDAGDSVHLRMPDENAKRVAQAYQTLIKGGEIYKTVARLHGVFVQLNSKKLYVMRTTTSAKDAQTFAQYVIKQIEDRQSDPAGQEDTDLVERQDVILTNMKLLTPDLATDLYIMLNKAKKASDLKDQPDTTNRKATGKKKAKVTQDRSSAVLTGDGGNHESDDGTENRNLESTRTTAGGPSRQVSFSSEASGPPKRSLRSRQISGSSGVGADAAASSQHSQASATTIQRRRSKQKTRFALSDNDEIPKTRFRRGSEWQEGKEGRKGDVTGDGPYVCQKHHMFVGG; this is encoded by the exons ATGTCAGACGACTATCATCCTGACCACAGTGACCACAGTGACCACAATCAACTCGTCAATCAAGGCGGTAACGGAGGTTTTGGACTCACAGCTGCACC GTCCCAGAGTCAACAAAGCAGCATGTCTTCTACCGGTGCTAGCAGCGATGCGGGTGATTCCGTTCACCTCAGAATGCCAGACGAGAATGCCAAACGAGTTGCCCAGGCTTATCAGACCCTTATCAAAGGTGGCGAGATCTACAAGACCGTAGCTCGACTCCATGGTGTCTTTGTTCAACTCAACAGCAAGAAGCTTTATGTCATGCGCACCACGACTTCGGCAAAGGACGCCCAAACCTTTGCCCAGTATGTCATCAAGCAGATCGAGGATCGGCAGTCTGATCCCGCTGGCCAAGAGGATACAGATCTGGTCGAGAGGCAGGACGTCATTCTCACCAACATGAAGCTCCTCACCCCCGATCTCGCCACCGACTTGTACATCATGCTCAACAAGGCGAAAAAGGCCAGTGATCTGAAGGATCAGCCGGATACGACCAACAGAAAGGCCACAGGCAAGAAGAAAGCCAAAGTCACTCAGGATAGGTCATCTGCAGTTTTGACCGGTGACGGTGGCAACCACGAATCCGATGATGGTACTGAGAATCGCAACCTCGAATCAACCCGGACCACCGCCGGTGGCCCATCTCGCCAGGTATCATTCAGCAGTGAGGCCAGTGGCCCGCCCAAGCGGTCTCTTCGCTCTCGCCAGATCTCTGGATCTAGCGGTgttggtgctgatgctgcgGCCTCGTCTCAGCATTCACAGGCTTCGGCCACGACCATCCAACGCCGACGATCTAAGCAAAAGACTCGCTTTGCCCTGAGCGACAATGATGAGATTCCGAAGACGCGCTTTAGAAGGGGCAGTGAGTGGCAGGAAGGCAAAGAAGGTAGAAAGGGAGATGTTACTGGTGATGGACCTTATGTATGTCAAAAGCACCATATGTTTGTTGGTGGGTAG
- a CDS encoding hypothetical protein (CAZy:AA7~EggNog:ENOG41), whose protein sequence is MATLNALKKALKKVGDEAPRKPLNDKEYEDSLSLFVEASEQHTYQRKFIIPQLSELITSLSTRDEISVLEIGPGPESVLGDLPATLRKRITKYVALEPSFQYTQSLRRWISPTENERPFPSSKETLVRPASFIKDSCPGEKFDIILFCHGLYGLKHKEEIIKNTIEMLPEDPHDGMVIIFHRAGSHILGNLVSHRSLAVPDRTVAIKDDDESIDIFTRFIVGYRLTTGVLYQTRQAQWRTICRQLARRDDDRPGYLIFSSPEIMIAMTRHAKNLPDLAALVPLAHRPYGVKNRQALRNRPAAIVRPLDISQVQSCVRWALANKTSLVILGGGHSDHCLWPNVVSVDMGAFDKVHVVNPPQDIDTECWVVAGAGCKTEDIIHETMPVAVTVPLGSRPSVGAGLWLQGGIGHLARHCGLTCDAIVGAIMVDVISGQVLCVGYVPEQHRPSNAVRHERDEELLWALKGAGTNFGIVISVTFKSYTAQMFSVCNYGYPSDQNAEETLKNLSRDVSSRYPYDISSDYYLCCEGGEIRCGMTTFLCSLEGVSSDNSTGSPPKTVDAIELFDKEFYVSKMHQGHGGGKTSAFRRCVFLKDIANADTMKVLISATRDVPTPYCYLNLVHGGKAVRHVAPEDAAFGCRDWDFACVVTGVWPSEYDGRRISDIVIRWVYRVINELLPLSKGVYGADLGPDPRDRILATKAFGPNRRRLVKLKQAFDPSNILAYTCPLTLSGLPQKLVILVTGEHGVGKDYCANIWSAVFKVYGYSSRVVGISEVTKRKHAASTVADPDRLIIDRHYKEQHRRSIIDFFKKRVNADPSAAENHFREVLEEDASDVLFITGVKEMAPGATLSHIVNDARLIDVRVQASEATRTLRSWGDGNKLETTHCEAYMGADGIYSPNFTFDNEANGDEAVMSFAIKRLIPFMSEEL, encoded by the coding sequence ATGGCGACTCTCAATGCTCTCAAGAAAGCCCTCAAAAAAGTTGGCGACGAAGCGCCTCGTAAACCATTAAACGACAAAGAGTATGAAGATTCGCTTAGCCTTTTTGTCGAGGCCTCTGAACAGCACACATACCAGAGGAAATTCATAATCCCTCAACTGTCTGAACTGATAACCTCCCTCTCAACACGAGATGAGATCTCAGTCTTGGAGATTGGCCCAGGCCCGGAAAGTGTTCTGGGGGACCTACCGGCCACTCTAAGGAAGAGGATCACGAAATACGTCGCACTAGAGCCCTCTTTTCAATACACCCAAAGTCTCCGAAGATGGATATCGCCTACAGAGAACGAGAGACCGTTTCCCTCTTCGAAAGAGACCCTCGTTCGCCCAGCCTCCTTCATCAAAGACAGCTGCCCGGGCGAGAAGTTCGACATCATTCTCTTTTGCCACGGCTTATATGGACTGAAGCATAAGGAAGAGATCATTAAAAACACTATCGAGATGCTACCAGAAGACCCGCATGACGGTATGGTCATTATCTTCCATCGCGCTGGCTCTCACATTCTCGGCAACCTGGTCAGTCACCGTTCGCTGGCCGTACCCGATCGCACTGTAGCtatcaaggatgatgatgaatcaaTCGACATTTTCACTCGTTTCATAGTCGGGTACCGTTTGACGACCGGAGTATTATATCAGACCCGTCAGGCTCAGTGGCGGACGATCTGCCGTCAACTGGCGCGCCGTGACGACGATCGCCCAGGTTATCTGATCTTTAGCTCACCTGAAATCATGATAGCAATGACTCGACATGCCAAAAACCTACCTGATTTGGCTGCTCTTGTGCCACTGGCGCATAGGCCCTACGGAGTCAAGAATCGACAGGCGCTACGCAACAGGCCTGCTGCTATCGTCAGACCTTTGGATATCAGCCAGGTTCAATCATGTGTTCGATGGGCACTGGCCAACAAAACTAGCTTGGTGATCCTAGGTGGTGGCCACAGTGATCATTGCCTTTGGCCTAATGTTGTCTCCGTTGATATGGGTGCCTTCGACAAAGTCCACGTCGTTAATCCGCCTCAAGATATAGACACGGAATGTTGGGTTGTCGCTGGGGCTGGGTGTAAGACGGAAGATATCATACACGAGACCATGCCTGTAGCCGTGACAGTACCTTTGGGTTCTCGACCGAGTGTTGGTGCTGGGCTTTGGCTCCAAGGTGGCATTGGACATCTGGCCAGACACTGTGGCCTCACCTGCGACGCTATCGTCGGTGCTATCATGGTCGATGTGATTAGTGGTCAAGTCCTCTGCGTCGGTTACGTTCCTGAACAACATCGACCGTCGAACGCCGTTCGCCACGAACGTGATGAGGAACTACTATGGGCCTTGAAGGGAGCCGGAACGAACTTTGGTATTGTTATCAGCGTGACTTTCAAGTCTTACACCGCCCAAATGTTCTCAGTATGTAATTATGGTTATCCAAGCGACCAAAACGCTGAAGAGACACTGAAAAATTTGAGTCGCGATGTATCCAGTCGGTATCCTTACGATATCTCCTCAGACTACTATCTGTGCTGCGAAGGTGGAGAGATCCGATGTGGAATGACCACTTTCTTATGCTCTTTGGAGGGGGTCTCATCAGACAACTCCACGGGATCCCCCCCGAAGACGGTTGATGCCATTGAGCTTTTTGACAAGGAGTTTTATGTATCCAAAATGCATCAAGGGCACGGGGGTGGCAAAACCTCTGCCTTCCGACGATGTGTATTTCTGAAGGACATAGCCAACGCCGATACGATGAAAGTTTTGATATCTGCCACGAGAGATGTTCCTACGCCTTACTGTTATCTAAATCTTGTGCATGGCGGCAAAGCTGTAAGGCACGTCGCCCCCGAAGATGCTGCTTTTGGCTGTAGAGACTGGGACTTTGCGTGCGTCGTCACTGGTGTTTGGCCCAGTGAATATGATGGAAGACGCATTTCTGATATTGTCATTCGCTGGGTCTATCGCGTTATCAATGAGCTCCTGCCGTTGAGCAAAGGGGTATATGGTGCAGACCTTGGACCTGACCCTCGAGATAGGATTCTCGCCACCAAAGCTTTCGGTCCCAATCGCCGACGACTGGTGAAGCTCAAGCAAGCATTCGACCCCAGTAATATCCTCGCGTACACTTGCCCCCTAACACTCTCCGGCCTGCCACAGAAGCTCGTAATTCTTGTCACCGGCGAGCACGGTGTTGGGAAGGACTACTGTGCCAATATCTGGTCTGCTGTCTTCAAAGTATATGGATACAGTAGCCGGGTAGTCGGTATCAGCGAGGTAACAAAGAGAAAACATGCAGCATCAACAGTTGCTGATCCTGACCGTCTTATCATTGACCGACATTACAAAGAACAACACCGGAGGTCTATCATTGATTTCTTCAAAAAGCGAGTGAATGCAGATCCTTCTGCGGCAGAGAACCACTTTCGTGAAGTACTGGAAGAAGATGCTTCAGATGTGTTGTTCATCACTGGTGTGAAGGAGATGGCTCCTGGTGCAACGTTATCACACATCGTAAATGATGCCAGACTAATCGACGTCCGGGTCCAGGCAAGCGAGGCCACACGAACCTTGCGAAGTTGGGGAGACGGAAACAAATTAGAAACAACACATTGCGAAGCGTACATGGGTGCAGACGGAATCTACTCACCAAACTTCACGTTTGACAACGAAGCAAATGGAGATGAGGCTGTCATGTCATTTGCCATCAAACGTCTTATTCCCTTCATGAGCGAAGAGCTTTAG
- a CDS encoding hypothetical protein (EggNog:ENOG41): MPVLNLKSDLSIRNQWARQHIKRAIRQDWNALLDHSDDSSELGSLPHIPEKSELPLAPPPQSSAPHDHDDQEPRVIKIGVIGAGAAGLFTGLVLDYLNSELKKGSIPLSFEYDIHEAAGPDRVGGRLFTYNFGGQRDTHDYYDVGAMRFPDNPVMKRTFELFGKLGMEKTDLKTNPNAPDGSLIPYYMSPNEPNTNPWCYNDINVWGASYQNVQTSAGTVDPFQLDTDKSIDHRLLTVGPDEVVKANIEPLRQALKEDAEKTPPGDKGWKMLMEYDTYSTRQFLGTANPNVKLPKDIPPPPYNYETIEWLETFNGGTDWYDQAHSETVLESLDFEFSPGTKWFCVLGGAQQLAKKMEDKIVSKPSYHNPVAAIRALGKMDVRLDIESSKRSEYRQYNAVVATTTLGCLGRMDTRQAGLRYPVKQAIRSLGYGQSCKVAIKFSHAWWIHDLKDFNIHEAGLGHSDLALRTCVYPSYNIYDPKTKTAVLLCSYTWQQDSDRLGCLMSTNKDHKQKVADEQALKELLLRDLAILHRNTQMGEDELYKLISKSYVDHHAYSWTEDPNTAGAFAFFRPQQFSSMWNRVIQPSGDVIIAGEASSPHHAWVVGALESVVHGLHSWMGTNITLVPELKHARDILEKDQPGNPFVGLPPYMDVNISNWHAVMGVVNRDKHLEKLGGSDNSNLLSTVLSHFDVEVLKKDIAT, translated from the exons atgcctgTCCTTAATCTAAAGTCAGACTTATCCATTAGAAACCAATGGGCTCGTCAGCACATCAAGAGAGCCATTAGACAGGACTGGAACGCCCTTCTTGATCACAGTGATGATTCCTCCGAGTTAGGTTCCCTTCCTCATATCCCCGAGAAGTCTGAGCTCCCTCttgcccctccccctcaGTCATCCGCTcctcatgatcatgatgatcaagagCCTCGGGTCATCAAGATCGGTGTCATCGGTGCTGGAGCAGCTGGCTTGTTCACGGGTCTAGTCTTGGACTATCTTAACagcgagctgaagaagggctCTATCCCTCTCTCTTTTGAGTATGACATCCACGAGGCGGCTGGGCCAGATCGAGTTGGAGGTCGCCTGTTTACTTACAATTTTGGTGGTCAACGTGATACTCACGACTACTATGATGTTGGCGCCATGCGATTCCCCGACAACCCAGTCATGAAGCG TACATTCGAGCTCTTTGGCAAGCTTGGCATGGAAAAGACGGACCTAAAGACGAACCCCAACGCCCCGGATGGTTCTCTCATTCCATACTATATGTCGCCTAACGAACCCAACACTAACCCCTGGTGCTACAATGACATCAACGTTTGGGGCGCTTCTTATCAGAATGTTCAGACATCTGCCGGCACTGTTGACCCGTTTCAGCTTGATACCGATAAAAGTATCGACCATAG GCTTCTCACAGTTGGACCAGATGAGGTTGTAAAAGCCAACATTGAGCCACTTCGTCAAGCTCTGAAAGAAGATGCCGAGAAGACTCCTCCTGGCGACAAAGGCTGGAAGATGCTGATGGAATACGATACATACAGTACTCGACAGTTCTTGGGAAC TGCGAACCCGAATGTGAAACTCCCCAAGGACATCCCTCCACCTCCATATAACTATGAGACCATCGAGTGGCTCGAGACCTTTAACGG AGGAACGGACTGGTATGACCAAGCTCACAGCGAGACTGTCCTCGAGTCCCTTGACTTTGAGTTCAGCCCTGGAACCAAGTGGTTTTGTGTGCTCGGTGGCGCCCAACAGCtcgcgaagaagatggaagacaAAATTGTCAGCAAACCCAGTTATCACAACCCAGTCGCTGCTATCCGCGCTTTGGGTAAGATGGACGTGAGGCTCGATATTGAGTCTAGTAAACGATCTGAGTATCGCCAGTACAATGCTGTTGTGGCCACTACTACTCTCGGTTGTCTTGGCCGCATGGACACTCGTCAAGCTGGCCTCAGATATCCTGTCAAGCAAGCCATTCGCTCTTTGGGCTATGGCCAGTCCTGCAAAGTGGCCATCAAGTTTAGCCACGCTTGGTGGATTCACGATCTCAAGGACTTCAACATTCATGAGGCAGGTCTAGGCCACTCCGACCTCGCGTTGCGAACTTGTGTCTATCCTTCTTACAACATCTATgaccccaagaccaagacagcTGTTCTTCTGTGTTCTTACACCTGGCAGCAGGACTCTGATCGTCTTGGATGTCTCATGTCGACAAACAAGGACCACAAGCAGAAGGTCGCTGATGAGCAAGCCCTCAAAGAGCTTCTGCTCCGAGATCTGGCTATCTTGCATAGAAACACCCAGATGGGTGAAGATGAGCTATACAAGCTCATCAGTAAGAGCTATGTCGATCACCATGCTTACAGCTGGACTGAGGACCCCAACACTGCTGGAGCTTTTGCGTTCTTCAGACCCCAGCAGTTCAGTTCCATGTGGAACAGAGTAATCCAGCCATCTGGCGATGTCATAATTGCCGGTGAGGCCTCAAGCCCCCACCATGCCTGGGTGGTCGGTGCCCTTGAGAGTGTCGTTCATGGACTTCACTCCTGGATGGGCACCAATATCACTCTGGTTCCCGAGCTGAAGCATGCCAGGGATATATTGGAGAAGGATCAACCCGGAAACCCGTTCGTCGGTCTCCCTCCCTACATGGATGTTAACATCTCGAACTGGCACGCTGTTATGGGTGTCGTCAATCGAGACAAGCATCTAGAGAAACTAGGGGGTTCTGACAACAGCAATCTGCTGTCCACTGTGCTTTCGCACTTCGATGTCGAAGTTTTAAAGAAGGACATTGCTACTTGA